One window of Phoenix dactylifera cultivar Barhee BC4 chromosome 5, palm_55x_up_171113_PBpolish2nd_filt_p, whole genome shotgun sequence genomic DNA carries:
- the LOC103704616 gene encoding glutamate dehydrogenase 2, mitochondrial yields the protein MNALAATSRNFRQASRLLGLDSKLEKSLLIPFREIKVECTIPRDDGTLASYVGFRVQHDNARGPMKGGIRYHPEVDPDEVNALAQLMTWKTAVADIPYGGAKGGIGCSPGELSNSELERLTRVFTQKIHDLIGTHTDVPAPDMGTNSQTMAWILDEYSKFHGHSPAIVTGKPIDLGGSLGRDAATGRGVVFATEALLAEHGKSISGLSFVIQGFGNVGSWAAQILHEKGGKIIAIGDATGAIENPDGIDIPALMRHKNEGGVLKDFKGANAVDMKELLVHECDVLIPCALGGVLHRENAADVKAKYIIEAANHPTDPEADEILSKKGVIILPDIYANAGGVIVSYFEWVQNIQGFMWDEEKVNMELQRYMTGAFKNIKSMCKTHDCNLRMGAFTLGVNRVARATLLRGWEA from the exons ATGAACGCTCTGGCCGCCACCAGCCGCAACTTTCGCCAGGCCTCACGCCTCCTGGGGCTCGATTCCAAGCTCGAGAAGAGCCTCTTGATCCCCTTCCGTGAAATTAAG GTGGAATGTACCATCCCTAGAGATGATGGGACGCTGGCTTCCTATGTTGGGTTCAGGGTTCAGCATGACAATGCCCGGGGGCCGATGAAAGGGGGGATCCGATATCACCCCGAA GTTGACCCTGATGAGGTGAATGCTCTGGCTCAACTGATGACATGGAAAACAGCCGTGGCAGACATACCATATGGTGGAGCAAAGGGGGGCATTGGGTGCTCTCCTGGTGAGTTAAGTAACAGTGAGTTGGAACGCCTAACACGTGTCTTTACTCAGAAGATTCATGATCTCATTGGAACTCACACTGATGTTCCGGCCCCTGATATGGGAACCAATTCACAG ACTATGGCATGGATTTTAGATGAGTATTCTAAGTTCCATGGCCACTCACCAGCTATCGTTACTGGAAAGCCAATA GATCTTGGTGGGTCATTAGGCAGGGATGCTGCTACCGGGCGAGGTGTTGTGTTTGCCACCGAGGCTTTATTAGCTGAACATGGGAAGTCTATTTCAGGATTGAGTTTTGTTATCCAG GGTTTTGGAAATGTGGGCTCTTGGGCTGCACAAATTCTTCACGAAAAAGGTGGCAAGATTATTGCAATTGGAGATGCAACTGGTGCAATAGAAAATCCAGATGGTATTGACATTCCTGCTCTCATGAGACACAAAAATGAAGGTGGTGTTCTGAAAGATTTCAAAGGCGCGAATGCTGTGGATATGAAGGAGTTGCTTGTGCATGAATGTGATGTTCTTATTCCTTGTGCCTTAGGCGGAGTGCTCCACAG GGAAAATGCTGCTGATGTAAAGGCCAAGTACATCATAGAAGCTGCTAATCATCCCACTGATCCCGAAGCAGATGAG ATACTATCTAAAAAAGGGGTCATCATACTGCCCGACATTTATGCAAATGCTGGTGGGGTGATTGTGAGTTATTTTGAGTGGGTTCAG AACATCCAAGGGTTCATGTGGGATGAGGAAAAGGTGAACATGGAACTTCAAAGGTACATGACAGGTGCTTTCAAGAACATCAAGTCAATGTGTAAAACTCATGATTGCAACCTCAGAATGGGGGCGTTCACCCTGGGGGTGAACCGAGTTGCTCGTGCCACTCTCCTGAGGGGTTGGGAAGCTTAG